One segment of Strix aluco isolate bStrAlu1 chromosome 4, bStrAlu1.hap1, whole genome shotgun sequence DNA contains the following:
- the NPY5R gene encoding neuropeptide Y receptor type 5 → MDLGFKDRNNRTPTNNTSATTKNFSAWEDYKSSVDDIQYFLIGLYTLISLAGFMGNLLILTALLKRRQKTIINILIGNLAFSDILVVLFCSPFTLTSILLDQWIFGTIMCHVMPFLQCISVLVSTLMLISIAAVRYRMIKYPLSSNLTAKQGYFLIVTIWAFGFAICSPLPVFHKIVDLSKTLNLEALENRLLCIESWPSDSYRIAFTIALLFMQYILPLVCLTASHTSVCRSIGSRLSNKEKKFEEKEMINLTLHPSKSTGTQVQPSRHSRWSCAFGRKHHRRYSKKTSSVMPAILRHHRDTHSRDLPETSGTEKSQLSSSSKFIPGIPICFEMKPEENTEIQDMITVSRSIIRIKTRSRRVFCRLTVLILVFGFSWMPLHLFHIVTDFNATLISNRHFKLVYCICHLLGMMSCCLNPILYGFLNNSIKADLMSLIPCCQVP, encoded by the coding sequence ATGGATTTAGGATTCAAAGACCGTAACAACAGGACACCTACCAATAACACCTCTGCTACTACAAAGAATTTTTCTGCCTGGGAAGATTATAAAAGTAGTGTTGACGACATACAGTACTTTCTTATTGGGCTGTACACACTTATAAGTCTGGCCGGCTTTATGGGAAATCTGCTTATACTAACAGCTCTACTAAAGCGCAGGCAGAAGACAATAATAAACATTCTCATTGGTAACTTGGCCTTTTCTGACATCTTGGTTGTGCTGTTTTGTTCACCTTTCACACTGACATCCATCCTGCTTGACCAATGGATTTTTGGCACTATCATGTGCCATGTAATGCCCTTCCTCCAGTGCATATCAGTTTTAGTTTCAACTTTGATGTTAATATCTATTGCTGCAGTCAGGTACCGTATGATAAAATATCCCCTTTCTAGCAATTTAACAGCAAAACAAGGCTATTTCTTAATAGTGACCATTTGGGCCTTTGGCTTTGCAATTTGCTCCCCTCTGCCAGTTTTCCACAAAATTGTGGACCTCAGCAAAACTCTGAATTTAGAAGCACTGGAGAACAGGCTCTTGTGTATTGAGTCATGGCCTTCTGATTCCTACAGAATTGCCTTTACAATAGCCTTATTGTTCATGCAGTATATATTGCCACTGGTGTGTTTAACCGCTAGTCACACCAGTGTCTGCAGGAGCATAGGTTCCAGACTGTCAAACAAGGAAAAGAAGTTTGAAGAAAAGGAGATGATAAACCTAACTCTTCATCCCTCTAAGAGTACTGGCACACAGGTACAGCCCTCCCGCCATTCCAGATGGAGCTGTGCCTTTGGCAGAAAGCACCATAGAAGATACAGTAAAAAGACTTCAAGTGTGATGCCAGCTATTTTAAGACATCACCGGGATACTCATTCCAGAGACCTCCCAGAAACCTCTGGCACAGAAAAAAGCCAGCTCTCGTCCTCCAGTAAATTCATCCCTGGGATACCTATTTGTTTTGAGatgaaaccagaagaaaacacagagatcCAGGACATGATTACAGTATCCCGATCCATCATCAGAATTAAGACAAGATCTAGGAGAGTTTTTTGCAGACTGACAGTGCTAATCCTAGTTTTTGGTTTCAGTTGGATGCCTCTTCACCTTTTCCACATTGTGACAGATTTCAATGCCACTCTCATTTctaacagacattttaaattagTATATTGCATATGCCATTTACTGGGTATGATGTCCTGCTGCTTGAATCCCATCCTCTATGGGTTCCTTAACAACAGCATAAAAGCCGATTTAATGTCCCTTATTCCGTGCTGCCAAGTACCATGA
- the NPY1R gene encoding neuropeptide Y receptor type 1 encodes MNTSVLAPLGNVSGHLNFSENSQVLQFEDEDCHVPLAMVFTLALAYGTVIILGVSGNLALIVIILKQKEMRNVTNILIVNLSFSDLLVTIMCLPFTFVYTLMDHWIFGEAMCKLNPFVQCASITVSVFSLVLIAIERHQLIINPRGWRPNNRHAYMGIAAIWILATASSLPFLIYHVLTDEPFRNITFDEYKDKYVCLDLFPLDTARLSYTTTLLVIQYFGPLCFIFICYLKIYIRLKKRNNMMDKMRDNKYRSSETKRINIMLISIVVAFAVCWLPLTIFNIVFDWNHEILPVTTCSHNLLFLICHLTAMISTCVNPIFYGFLNKNFQRDLQFLFHFCHFRSREEDYETIAMSTMHTDVSKTSLRQASPVAFKKINSDDDDKI; translated from the exons ATGAATACTTCGGTTCTCGCCCCCCTGGGAAATGTTTCCGGCCACCTGAATTTTTCGGAGAACTCGCAGGTCTTGCAGTTTGAGGATGAGGATTGCCACGTGCCTTTGGCCATGGTCTTCACTTTGGCCTTGGCTTACGGGACTGTGATCATTCTGGGAGTCTCTGGGAATCTGGCCTTGATtgtcataattttaaaacaaaaggagaTGCGCAACGTTACCAACATCCTCATTGTCAACCTGTCCTTTTCTGATCTTCTAGTGACCATCATGTGTCTTCCCTTTACCTTTGTGTATACTTTAATGGACCACTGGATTTTTGGGGAGGCCATGTGCAAACTGAATCCTTTCGTGCAATGTGCCTCAATCACCGTCTCGGTCTTTTCTTTAGTCCTCATTGCTATCGAGCGCCATCAGCTGATCATCAATCCCCGTGGCTGGAGGCCGAACAACAGACATGCCTACATGGGGATTGCTGCCATATGGATTTTAGCCACAGCTTCCTCTTTGCCTTTCCTGATCTACCATGTGTTAACAGATGAACCCTTCAGAAACATAACATTTGATGAATACAAGGACAAATATGTGTGCTTGGACCTGTTCCCCTTGGACACTGCCAGGCTTTCTTATACGACGACGCTTTTGGTGATTCAGTACTTCGGACcactttgttttatatttatttgctaCTTGAAG ATATACATACggttaaaaaaaaggaacaacatgATGGACAAGATGAGAGATAATAAGTACAGATCCTCTGAAACCAAAAGGATCAACATCATGCTGATCTCAATAGTGGTCGCATTTGCAGTTTGCTGGCTGCCTCTCACCATCTTCAATATCGTGTTTGATTGGAATCATGAAATTCTGCCTGTCACTACCTGCAGCCACAACCTGTTGTTCCTGATTTGCCACCTCACCGCCATGATCTCTACCTGTGTGAACCCCATCTTCTACGGGTTTCTCAATAAGAATTTCCAAAGGGACctgcagtttttatttcatttttgtcatttcCGCTCCCGCGAGGAGGATTATGAGACTATAGCCATGTCTACCATGCACACAGATGTTTCAAAAACCTCTTTAAGGCAGGCAAGCCcagtggcatttaaaaaaataaatagtgatgATGATGACAAAATATAG